Proteins from a single region of Rhinolophus sinicus isolate RSC01 linkage group LG13, ASM3656204v1, whole genome shotgun sequence:
- the PEX11A gene encoding peroxisomal membrane protein 11A isoform X3 → MYATDPVPRLCLTLANLNRVLYFICDTILWVRSVGLTSSINKEKWRMWAARHYYYSLLLSLVRDLYEIFLQMEQVAHDRAKREKSPSQDPGCSVADEETEWLQSFLLLLFRSLRRHPPLFLDTVKNLCDILNPLHQLGIYKSNPGVIGLGGLLSSIAGIITVAYPHMKLKTH, encoded by the coding sequence ATGTACGCCACGGACCCGGTGCCCCGCTTGTGCCTGACACTCGCCAACCTGAACCGTGTGCTATATTTCATCTGTGACACCATCCTGTGGGTGAGGAGCGTAGGGCTCACCTCCAGCATTAACAAAGAGAAATGGCGGATGTGGGCCGCACGCCACTACTACTATTCTCTCCTGCTGAGCCTGGTCAGGGATCTGTATGAAATCTTCCTGCAGATGGAGCAGGTTGCACATGATAGAGCAAAGCGGGAGAAGTCACCCTCCCAGGACCCGGGGTGCAGCGTGGCCGATGAGGAAACAGAATGGCTCcagtcctttctcctcctcttatTCCGATCTCTGAGGAGGCATCCTCCCTTGTTCCTGGACACGGTGAAGAACTTGTGTGACATCCTGAACCCTTTGCACCAGTTGGGGATCTATAAGTCCAATCCTGGTGTCATTGGACTTGGAGGTCTTTTGTCCTCTATCGCAGGCATTATCACTGTGGCATACCCTCACATGAAGCTGAAGACCCACTGA
- the PEX11A gene encoding peroxisomal membrane protein 11A isoform X2 codes for MLLSYLLEPQAGKEKVVMKLKKLESSVSTGRKWFRLGNVVHAVQATEQSMYATDPVPRLCLTLANLNRVLYFICDTILWVRSVGLTSSINKEKWRMWAARHYYYSLLLSLVRDLYEIFLQMEQVAHDRAKREKSPSQDPGCSVADEETEWLQSFLLLLFRSLRRHPPLFLDTVKNLCDILNPLHQLGIYKSNPGVIGLGGLLSSIAGIITVAYPHMKLKTH; via the exons ATGTTGCTTAGCTATTTGTTAGAGCCTCAAGCTGGCAAAGAGAAGGTGGTAATGAAGCTCAAGAAACTGGAGTCCAGTGTGAGCACAGGCCGTAAAT GGTTCAGACTAGGCAACGTGGTCCACGCTGTGCAGGCCACTGAGCAAAGCATGTACGCCACGGACCCGGTGCCCCGCTTGTGCCTGACACTCGCCAACCTGAACCGTGTGCTATATTTCATCTGTGACACCATCCTGTGGGTGAGGAGCGTAGGGCTCACCTCCAGCATTAACAAAGAGAAATGGCGGATGTGGGCCGCACGCCACTACTACTATTCTCTCCTGCTGAGCCTGGTCAGGGATCTGTATGAAATCTTCCTGCAGATGGAGCAGGTTGCACATGATAGAGCAAAGCGGGAGAAGTCACCCTCCCAGGACCCGGGGTGCAGCGTGGCCGATGAGGAAACAGAATGGCTCcagtcctttctcctcctcttatTCCGATCTCTGAGGAGGCATCCTCCCTTGTTCCTGGACACGGTGAAGAACTTGTGTGACATCCTGAACCCTTTGCACCAGTTGGGGATCTATAAGTCCAATCCTGGTGTCATTGGACTTGGAGGTCTTTTGTCCTCTATCGCAGGCATTATCACTGTGGCATACCCTCACATGAAGCTGAAGACCCACTGA
- the PEX11A gene encoding peroxisomal membrane protein 11A isoform X1, producing MDAFTRFLNQTQGRDRLFRATQYTCMLLSYLLEPQAGKEKVVMKLKKLESSVSTGRKWFRLGNVVHAVQATEQSMYATDPVPRLCLTLANLNRVLYFICDTILWVRSVGLTSSINKEKWRMWAARHYYYSLLLSLVRDLYEIFLQMEQVAHDRAKREKSPSQDPGCSVADEETEWLQSFLLLLFRSLRRHPPLFLDTVKNLCDILNPLHQLGIYKSNPGVIGLGGLLSSIAGIITVAYPHMKLKTH from the exons ATGGACGCCTTCACCCGTTTCCTCAACCAGACCCAGGGCCGTGACCGGCTCTTCAG agCCACTCAGTACACATGCATGTTGCTTAGCTATTTGTTAGAGCCTCAAGCTGGCAAAGAGAAGGTGGTAATGAAGCTCAAGAAACTGGAGTCCAGTGTGAGCACAGGCCGTAAAT GGTTCAGACTAGGCAACGTGGTCCACGCTGTGCAGGCCACTGAGCAAAGCATGTACGCCACGGACCCGGTGCCCCGCTTGTGCCTGACACTCGCCAACCTGAACCGTGTGCTATATTTCATCTGTGACACCATCCTGTGGGTGAGGAGCGTAGGGCTCACCTCCAGCATTAACAAAGAGAAATGGCGGATGTGGGCCGCACGCCACTACTACTATTCTCTCCTGCTGAGCCTGGTCAGGGATCTGTATGAAATCTTCCTGCAGATGGAGCAGGTTGCACATGATAGAGCAAAGCGGGAGAAGTCACCCTCCCAGGACCCGGGGTGCAGCGTGGCCGATGAGGAAACAGAATGGCTCcagtcctttctcctcctcttatTCCGATCTCTGAGGAGGCATCCTCCCTTGTTCCTGGACACGGTGAAGAACTTGTGTGACATCCTGAACCCTTTGCACCAGTTGGGGATCTATAAGTCCAATCCTGGTGTCATTGGACTTGGAGGTCTTTTGTCCTCTATCGCAGGCATTATCACTGTGGCATACCCTCACATGAAGCTGAAGACCCACTGA